Proteins from one Triticum aestivum cultivar Chinese Spring chromosome 7A, IWGSC CS RefSeq v2.1, whole genome shotgun sequence genomic window:
- the LOC123147391 gene encoding cytochrome P450 89A2, translating to MEDWLFYSLTTMLCLLSSLLLRARARSPSHSATQTPPLPPGPVPLPVLGPLLHLARRDFDLEPVLRRLARAYGPVYSFAPLGLARPMIFVAARGPAHRALVQQGAAFASRPRATAPAAAVLTSGGRNVSSAPYGPTWRVLRRTLASGVLNPARLRAFAPARRWVLDVLLSRIRSGGGVVAVMEPFQYAMFCLLVYMCFGGDRLGDARVRDIEALQRDLLANFLSFQVFSFLPPLTKLVFRRRWSKLVSLRRRQEELFVPLIRARREAGAGGDCYVDSLVRLAIPEDGGRGLTDGEIVSLCSEFLSAGTDTTATALQWILANLVKNPAMQDRLREEVSAAVDGELREEDLQGMPYLKAVVLEGLRRHPPGHYVLPHAAAEETTLDGYRVPAGTPVNFAVGDIGLDEEIWTAPSEFRPERFLPGGEGEDVDLTGSKEIKMMPFGAGRRVCPAMALALLHLEYFMANLVREFEWREEAGEEVDLTEKLEFTVVMRRPLKARAVPLRQGRPIAATCSG from the coding sequence atggaggaTTGGCTCTTCTACTCGCTCACCACCATGCTCTGCCTCCTCAGCTCGCTGCTGCTGAGGGCCCGGGCCCGCAGCCCGTCCCATTCCGCGACGCAGACGCCGCCGCTGCCTCCAGGTCCGGTGCCGCTGCCGGTTCTGGGCCCGCTGCTCCACCTGGCGCGTCGCGACTTCGACCTGGAGCCCGTGCTGCGGCGCCTCGCGCGGGCCTACGGCCCGGTCTACTCCTTCGCGCCATTGGGGCTGGCGCGGCCGATGATATTCGTCGCGGCGCGAGGCCCAGCCCACCGCGCCCTCGTCCAGCAGGGCGCCGCCTTCGCCTCCCGCCCGCGCGCcaccgctcccgccgccgccgtgctcaccAGCGGCGGCCGCAACGTCAGCTCCGCGCCGTATGGGCCCACCTGGCGCGTGCTCCGTCGCACCCTCGCCTCCGGCGTGCTCAACCCGGCCCGCCTCCGCGCCTTCGCCCCCGCGCGGCGCTGGGTGCTCGACGTCCTCCTCTCCCGCATCcgctccggcggcggcgtcgtcgccGTCATGGAGCCCTTCCAGTACGCCATGTTCTGCCTCCTGGTGTACATGTGCTTCGGCGGCGATCGCCTCGGCGACGCGCGCGTGAGGGACATCGAGGCGCTGCAGCGTGACCTCCTCGCCAACTTCCTCAGCTTCCaggtcttctccttcctcccgccgctcaccaagcttgtcttccgcCGCCGGTGGAGCAAGCTCGTCTCGCTGCGCCGGCGGCAGGAGGAGCTCTTCGTCCCGCTCATCCGCGCCAGGAGGGAGGCCGGCGCTGGCGGAGACTGCTACGTGGATTCCCTGGTGAGGCTTGCCATCCCGGAGGATGGAGGGAGGGGGCTCACCGACGGCGAGATCGTCAGCCTCTGCTCCGAATTCCTGAGCGCCGGGACAGACACCACGGCCACGGCGCTGCAGTGGATACTCGCGAACCTGGTCAAGAACCCGGCCATGCAGGACAGGCTAAGGGAGGaggtctccgccgccgtcgacgGCGAGCTGCGGGAGGAGGACCTGCAGGGGATGCCGTACCTCAAGGCCGTGGTGCTGGAGGGGCTGAGGCGGCACCCGCCGGGGCACTACGTGCTGCCGCACGCCGCGGCGGAGGAGACGACGCTGGACGGGTACCGCGTCCCGGCGGGCACGCCGGTAAACTTCGCGGTGGGCGACATCGGGCTGGACGAGGAGATCTGGACGGCGCCGTCGGAGTTCCGGCCGGAGCGGTTCCTGCCGGGCGGCGAGGGGGAGGACGTGGACCTCACCGGCAGCAAGGAGATCAAGATGATGCCGTTCGGCGCCGGCAGGAGGGTCTGCCCCGCCATGGCGCTGGCGCTGCTGCACCTCGAGTACTTCATGGCCAACCTGGTCAGGGAGTTCGAGTGGCGcgaggaggccggcgaggaggtggaCCTCACCGAGAAGCTCGAGTTCACGGTTGTCATGAGGCGGCCGCTCAAGGCGAGGGCTGTGCCGCTGAGGCAAGGAAGGCCCATCGCCGCCACGTGCTCAGGTTGA
- the LOC123153380 gene encoding uncharacterized protein, whose translation MGAMERDEVNLTEDFDTPLPGTPNLAYSSSSPSHLSPADGFLCVKEGVDEMIKHVANEPSLGLYFVQQHAQASMPILLDVKGKVTEKTREITLHTEDIEDSICAVRSMAEFGLPIADDMIKDINKSLKIMSKTQPKKGLIQNPIWGFQSDKSSEAWNDLDAANGGSSKNYLSSMLNTAKQKASSLRWPQTDFATNDGVSEKSVSSTAQESSQAGGHGASTPSDVERDEVSISSRLLENKNAAAMNQGLSASDISHTAESYNKFKEEQELKLQEWLRESKEAEDNRG comes from the exons ATGGGGGCGATGGAGCGGGACGAAGTGAACTTGACGGAAGATTttgacacacccctacctggcacgccaaat CTCGCGTATTCTTCCTCGTCTCCGTCACACCTCTCCCCAGCAGATGGCTTCCTCTGCG TGAAGGAGGGGGTCGACGAGATGATCAAGCACGTCGCCAATGAGCCCTCCCTTGGGCTCTACTTCGTCCAGCAGCACGCCCAGGCATCCATGCCCATCCTCCTTGACGTCAAG GGCAAGGTTACGGAAAAGACTCGTGAGATAACATTACACACTGAAGATATAGAGGATTCTATTTGTGCTGTGAGGTCCATGGCTGAGTTTGGACTTCCAATTGCTGATGATATGATCAAGGACATAAATAAATCTCTAAAGATAATGTCGAAGACCCAACCAAAGAAGGG GTTAATCCAGAACCCCATTTGGGGGTTCCAATCAGACAAAAGCTCGGAAGCATGGAACGATTTGGACGCAGCTAATGGTGGAAGTAGCAAGAACTATTTGTCTTCCATGTTGAACACCGCAAAGCAGAAGGCATCGAGTCTGAGATGGCCGCAGACTGATTTCGCTACGAATGATGGCGTTAGTGAGAAGTCAGTGTCATCTACAGCTCAAGAGTCATCACAAGCCGGAGGACATGGTGCGTCAACACCCTCGGATGTTGAAAGGGACGAAGTCTCCATTTCAAGCCGTCTGTTGGAAAATAAAAATGCAGCGGCTATGAATCAGGGCCTATCTGCTTCTGATATCTCCCACACGGCGGAGAGCTACAACAAGTTCAAAGAAGAACAGGAACTAAAACTGCAAGAGTGGCTCAGGGAGTCGAAAGAAGCTGAAGATAATAGAGGTTGA